One genomic window of Kosmotoga olearia TBF 19.5.1 includes the following:
- a CDS encoding DAK2 domain-containing protein, with protein sequence MKRLNGKFFILAFRKAAERLLANKDEINALNVFPVPDGDTGSNMSAAVLEALSYLDKLKSDDLSDVLEAVKTGMLMGARGNSGVILSQIFRGFAEGTKEKKLLTTKAFTEALQSAKEVAYKSVIKPVEGTMLTVIRVVADRARDELADVEEFEEYFKRISEIAFETVDLTPTMLAKLREAGVVDAGAKGLAYIFEGFNLAAQGDTEAELLETGLAVAGGSAEKIVEVVKEELKYTYCTELIIALDDQNNEEQHEICDSLKSYLEEMGDSIVIVNQDNIIKIHIHTDHPGEVIEKFISYGQLQKVKIDNMKLQHEHVIEVQEAQQNFGEGKVHGIVAVSPGEGLSEIMKSLGADILVKGGQTMNPSMKDIYDSIERLEPNVVILLPNNPNIILTAKEAANAVMEKNPAKKVYIIPTRSVQEGISALAVYDDSMDTDELIKEMEEAAERVAPISITYAIRDSSVKGKKVRKGEYIALGKDKLFATGRKLEKVAFESIKKVLDENEDYEIATIFYGKDIKEEAAKKLMDYLSDEFENLEFELHNGGQPYYYYLIAIE encoded by the coding sequence ATGAAAAGGCTCAACGGCAAGTTCTTCATTCTGGCTTTTCGAAAAGCCGCTGAGCGTTTGCTCGCAAATAAGGATGAGATAAACGCTCTTAACGTTTTCCCTGTTCCAGACGGAGATACAGGTTCAAACATGTCAGCGGCTGTTCTTGAAGCTCTTTCGTACCTTGATAAGCTTAAATCTGATGATCTGTCGGATGTATTGGAAGCAGTAAAAACCGGTATGTTGATGGGGGCCCGTGGTAATTCCGGGGTCATACTTTCGCAGATATTCCGGGGTTTCGCGGAAGGTACGAAAGAAAAGAAGTTGCTAACAACCAAAGCTTTTACAGAGGCTCTACAAAGTGCGAAAGAAGTGGCCTACAAATCGGTTATTAAACCCGTTGAGGGAACAATGCTGACCGTTATAAGGGTTGTCGCAGATAGAGCACGGGATGAGTTGGCTGATGTGGAAGAATTTGAGGAATACTTTAAGAGAATATCTGAAATTGCTTTTGAAACGGTGGACTTGACTCCAACCATGTTAGCTAAGCTTCGGGAAGCAGGCGTTGTTGATGCAGGGGCAAAAGGACTTGCTTACATTTTCGAAGGTTTCAACCTGGCTGCTCAAGGCGATACGGAAGCAGAACTTCTTGAGACCGGGCTGGCTGTTGCAGGCGGTTCCGCAGAAAAAATCGTCGAGGTTGTAAAAGAGGAACTTAAATACACCTACTGTACCGAGTTAATTATTGCTCTCGACGATCAAAATAATGAAGAACAACACGAAATATGTGACTCCCTGAAGAGTTACCTTGAAGAAATGGGAGATTCTATCGTTATAGTAAATCAGGATAATATTATAAAGATACATATACACACCGATCACCCAGGGGAAGTTATTGAAAAATTCATCAGCTATGGACAACTTCAAAAGGTAAAAATAGATAATATGAAGCTCCAGCACGAACACGTGATAGAGGTTCAGGAAGCTCAACAGAATTTCGGTGAAGGAAAGGTTCATGGGATAGTAGCCGTTTCTCCAGGTGAAGGGTTGTCAGAGATTATGAAGAGCTTAGGTGCAGATATTCTCGTTAAAGGCGGTCAAACGATGAATCCGAGTATGAAGGATATTTATGATTCTATCGAGCGTTTGGAACCCAATGTTGTCATATTGCTTCCAAACAATCCAAATATAATCCTCACAGCAAAAGAAGCAGCAAATGCGGTAATGGAAAAGAATCCCGCCAAGAAGGTTTACATTATTCCCACGAGAAGTGTACAGGAAGGCATAAGCGCCCTGGCCGTTTACGATGATTCCATGGATACCGATGAGCTGATAAAAGAGATGGAAGAAGCGGCCGAAAGAGTTGCCCCAATTTCTATAACCTATGCTATAAGAGATTCAAGCGTAAAGGGTAAAAAGGTAAGAAAAGGCGAATATATAGCTTTGGGGAAAGATAAATTATTTGCTACTGGAAGAAAGCTTGAAAAGGTTGCCTTTGAAAGCATTAAAAAAGTGCTCGATGAAAACGAAGACTACGAAATAGCAACGATATTCTATGGGAAAGACATCAAGGAAGAAGCTGCAAAGAAGCTCATGGACTATCTTTCCGATGAATTTGAAAATTTGGAATTTGAGCTTCATAATGGCGGGCAACCTTATTACTATTACCTGATAGCTATAGAATGA
- the nusB gene encoding transcription antitermination factor NusB: MPNPGTGQRRKIREIVFRSIFQYDFHKDFPAAMEYLERETAFYSLDKESKNRAKGYLMGIIEHLDEIDSIITAYLKNWTFDRLASIDRSVLRLATYELLYVDDVPIEVTLNEAIEITKKYGSQEEGKFVNGVLDKIAKERVSEEKRAL, from the coding sequence ATGCCTAATCCCGGAACCGGTCAGAGAAGGAAAATAAGAGAAATTGTTTTCAGGTCGATTTTCCAGTACGATTTTCATAAGGATTTTCCTGCTGCTATGGAGTATCTTGAGCGGGAAACAGCCTTTTATTCCCTGGACAAAGAAAGCAAAAACAGAGCTAAAGGTTATCTTATGGGAATAATCGAGCACCTCGATGAAATTGACAGTATAATAACCGCATATCTGAAGAATTGGACCTTTGATCGACTTGCTTCCATAGATAGGAGTGTTCTCAGGCTTGCAACTTATGAGCTTCTTTATGTAGATGACGTTCCTATCGAGGTGACACTGAACGAAGCTATAGAGATAACAAAAAAATACGGTTCACAAGAAGAGGGGAAGTTCGTCAACGGTGTCCTGGACAAGATAGCTAAAGAGAGGGTTTCAGAAGAAAAGAGAGCCCTTTAA
- a CDS encoding Asp23/Gls24 family envelope stress response protein has product MNYGESDLGKIEISDIVIRDIAIHSLIEFLNMSPKDPKAKKEAKSMVNIQVEEEGDEKLVRIFARIKVKYGEPIPTYARKLQEKLKNDVENLSGLKVEEVSITIEDVVEVVEEEPVPEVKEEHLEELEKPEEENDT; this is encoded by the coding sequence ATGAATTACGGTGAATCTGATCTCGGCAAAATAGAAATATCTGATATTGTCATCAGGGATATAGCTATACATTCACTAATTGAATTCTTGAACATGTCTCCAAAGGATCCGAAAGCAAAAAAAGAAGCAAAATCTATGGTGAACATCCAGGTTGAAGAGGAAGGCGACGAAAAGCTGGTGAGAATATTTGCGAGAATCAAGGTTAAATACGGCGAACCAATTCCTACTTACGCAAGGAAGCTTCAGGAGAAGCTCAAAAATGATGTTGAAAATCTCAGCGGTTTGAAGGTCGAAGAAGTATCGATCACGATAGAAGACGTTGTAGAAGTTGTCGAAGAAGAGCCAGTTCCTGAGGTAAAAGAAGAACATCTAGAAGAACTGGAAAAACCGGAAGAAGAGAACGATACTTGA
- a CDS encoding formate--tetrahydrofolate ligase: protein MNDDLAIAQATKLKPIDEIAEFAGIERKYLKPYGNYIAKVSHRIYEELAQREDGNLILVTAITPTSAGEGKTTTSIGLSMALNRLGKKSFVTLREPSIGPVMGIKGGAAGGGYSQVLPMEDINLHFTGDIHAVSLAHNLLSAAIDAHLKFDNELEIDSTQIYWPRAMDMNDRALRKIVVGLGGKANGYPREDKFIITAASEIMAILCLAKDLEDLKERVGNIVIAKNKKKEYVLAKDLKVHGAIAALLKDAIDPNLVQTIEGTPAFIHGGPFANIAHGTNSIIATKIALKLSDYVVTEAGFGADLGGEKFLNFVSQVAGFKPSVVVLVASLRALKLHGGAKKDSITEENLEALEKGFVNLQVHYENLRKFGVPVLTALNVFPTDTDSEKKLFEKLCEKHGIPFGESRVWAKGGKGGEALAREVIKLAETHTSEYHPLYLMDTPIEEKLDILTREIYRAKGYELSPTAKAKLRSFKKNGFGNAPVIVAKTQYSISDNPKLLGAPKDYIFNIRDLNLSAGAGFVVAVSGDIMLMPGLGKEFGAQRIDIDKSGKISGLF, encoded by the coding sequence ATGAATGATGATCTAGCAATCGCTCAGGCCACAAAATTAAAGCCCATTGATGAAATAGCAGAATTTGCGGGCATTGAACGTAAATATTTGAAGCCTTATGGGAATTACATTGCAAAAGTATCCCACAGAATCTATGAAGAACTGGCCCAACGCGAAGATGGGAACCTTATTCTGGTTACCGCGATAACCCCAACAAGCGCTGGCGAGGGAAAGACGACCACTTCGATAGGGCTGTCGATGGCGTTAAACCGCCTGGGGAAAAAATCATTCGTCACCCTCAGGGAGCCTTCAATTGGCCCCGTTATGGGAATAAAAGGCGGGGCAGCTGGTGGGGGTTATTCGCAGGTTCTTCCAATGGAGGACATAAACCTTCATTTCACAGGGGATATTCATGCGGTGTCACTAGCACATAATTTGCTTTCTGCTGCAATAGATGCACATTTGAAGTTTGATAACGAACTAGAAATCGATTCTACCCAGATATACTGGCCAAGAGCCATGGATATGAACGATCGTGCTCTCAGAAAGATTGTTGTCGGCCTCGGTGGAAAAGCCAACGGCTATCCCCGTGAAGATAAATTTATAATAACCGCAGCGTCTGAAATAATGGCGATTCTTTGCCTGGCTAAAGATCTTGAAGATCTTAAAGAAAGGGTCGGAAACATCGTTATTGCGAAAAACAAAAAGAAAGAGTATGTTCTCGCAAAAGATCTCAAGGTTCATGGGGCTATAGCTGCTCTGTTAAAGGATGCCATTGATCCGAATCTTGTTCAAACAATAGAAGGTACCCCTGCATTCATTCACGGCGGACCTTTTGCAAATATTGCTCATGGTACGAATTCTATAATAGCTACAAAGATTGCCTTGAAACTATCTGATTATGTGGTTACCGAGGCTGGATTTGGGGCAGATCTTGGTGGAGAAAAGTTCCTGAATTTTGTCAGCCAGGTAGCTGGATTCAAACCGTCGGTGGTTGTGCTAGTTGCTTCGTTACGCGCGTTAAAGCTTCATGGTGGAGCAAAGAAAGACAGTATAACCGAGGAGAACCTGGAAGCTCTTGAGAAAGGCTTCGTGAATCTTCAGGTTCATTATGAAAACCTGAGAAAATTTGGGGTACCTGTATTAACAGCGTTAAACGTATTTCCAACTGACACAGATTCCGAGAAGAAGCTCTTTGAAAAACTTTGCGAAAAACACGGGATTCCCTTCGGAGAATCCAGAGTTTGGGCTAAAGGTGGAAAAGGCGGAGAAGCTCTTGCAAGAGAAGTCATAAAGCTGGCCGAAACCCACACTTCAGAGTATCACCCGTTGTATTTAATGGATACCCCGATAGAAGAGAAATTGGATATCTTGACGCGAGAAATCTATCGTGCAAAAGGTTATGAGCTTTCTCCCACAGCGAAAGCGAAGTTGCGAAGTTTTAAAAAGAATGGATTTGGGAATGCACCGGTTATTGTGGCGAAAACCCAGTACTCAATCTCGGACAATCCGAAACTTCTTGGGGCACCAAAAGATTATATTTTCAATATTCGAGACTTGAATTTATCCGCAGGTGCTGGTTTTGTTGTTGCGGTCTCGGGAGATATCATGCTGATGCCCGGCCTGGGAAAGGAATTTGGTGCTCAAAGGATCGACATTGACAAAAGCGGAAAGATTTCCGGACTATTCTGA
- the efp gene encoding elongation factor P has product MVEVGDIRKGMALIIDNDIYIVLDVNKHFTARGSGIIRTKMKNIRTGYVREFKFNSGEKVEEASLSLRHVQYLYRDGDLFYFMDLETYEQYALDKDIIGEAVYYLKENMELDLQFHDSTPIGVVLPNTVILEVVETAPSYKGDTVSGGGKPAVCETGLKVIVPFFVETGQKIKVDTRTGEYIERA; this is encoded by the coding sequence GTGGTAGAGGTAGGAGATATAAGAAAGGGAATGGCGTTGATCATTGATAATGATATTTATATAGTGCTTGATGTAAACAAGCACTTTACCGCAAGAGGGAGCGGAATTATCAGAACAAAAATGAAGAATATAAGGACAGGTTATGTTAGAGAATTCAAGTTCAATAGTGGTGAAAAAGTGGAAGAGGCCAGCCTAAGCCTGAGACATGTTCAGTATCTATATCGTGACGGCGACCTTTTCTATTTTATGGATCTGGAAACTTACGAACAATATGCTTTAGATAAAGACATTATTGGTGAGGCTGTCTACTATTTGAAGGAGAACATGGAACTCGACCTTCAGTTCCATGATAGTACTCCAATTGGTGTAGTACTGCCAAATACTGTGATCCTTGAGGTTGTTGAAACGGCCCCCAGTTACAAAGGCGATACGGTATCCGGCGGTGGAAAACCAGCCGTCTGTGAAACCGGCCTGAAAGTTATCGTACCATTCTTTGTTGAAACCGGTCAGAAAATCAAAGTGGACACACGAACAGGCGAATATATTGAAAGGGCCTAA
- the dxs gene encoding 1-deoxy-D-xylulose-5-phosphate synthase, whose amino-acid sequence MIEFDEVPLYKKIKGYSYPELEILAEEFRNYIANVVSKNTGHLASNLGTIELTFALYRVFDPEKDIIIWDTGHQAYSHKLLTGRFKAFKTLRQRHGISGFTKRDESKYDVFGAGHVGTAIPAALGIEQALKLRNEKRNIVVVVGDGALTSGISLEALNQIRELSSKIKIVVNDNGMSISRNVGSLSTKLNEFRLNPIYRELKEDLKSALETMRLSKIENILSKLKSGVKHSLLGGNIFEDLGLNYIGPINGHNIREMEGLFKMVKNFDEPFLIHVVTKKGAGLDYAEKDPTTFHSVSRIDPETGQKITQTNMVSYSRVFGSVLAKLGELDPRIVAVTAAMPDGTGLAEFARKFPERFFDLGITEQLCTTFAAGIATKNLKPVFAVYSTFLQRSFDQLIHDVALQRLPVVFAIDRAGIVGRDGPTHNGIFDIAYLSMIPNMRVLAPSNLQELANIVCTILSDEEISGPIAIRYPRQSEIANLEEILNSMMKINVWKWEKLFDGKEVAILAVGSMVSPAKQVAEKHGYTLYNCRSVKPLDEVTLAEVLKKHDLVVCIEEGVKIGGFGSSVMLYASDHGFSTRVVAMGVEDRFSEHGSREEILSELFLDSRGIEKRIFELRGERNANNDRVRKD is encoded by the coding sequence ATGATTGAGTTTGATGAGGTTCCTCTTTACAAGAAAATAAAAGGGTATAGCTATCCTGAACTTGAGATACTGGCGGAAGAATTCAGGAACTACATCGCTAATGTTGTGTCGAAAAATACAGGGCACCTTGCCTCAAATCTTGGTACCATTGAGTTAACATTTGCCCTTTATCGTGTCTTCGATCCGGAAAAAGATATTATCATCTGGGACACAGGACATCAGGCCTATTCTCATAAACTCCTGACAGGGCGCTTTAAGGCTTTCAAAACCTTAAGGCAAAGGCATGGGATAAGCGGATTCACCAAACGGGACGAGAGTAAGTACGATGTATTTGGCGCTGGACATGTTGGAACTGCTATTCCAGCGGCTCTTGGAATTGAACAGGCTTTAAAGTTAAGAAACGAGAAGAGAAACATTGTTGTTGTCGTAGGAGATGGTGCGTTGACATCCGGGATAAGCCTGGAAGCCTTAAATCAGATACGGGAACTTTCATCGAAGATAAAGATAGTGGTAAATGACAATGGAATGAGTATCAGCAGAAACGTCGGATCTCTTTCAACAAAACTCAATGAATTTCGATTGAATCCTATTTACCGTGAATTAAAAGAGGACCTGAAAAGTGCACTTGAGACAATGAGGCTCAGTAAAATTGAGAATATACTTTCCAAACTCAAATCGGGGGTAAAGCATTCCCTTCTTGGCGGAAATATATTTGAAGATCTTGGGTTGAACTACATTGGCCCAATTAACGGCCACAATATCCGTGAAATGGAAGGCTTGTTCAAGATGGTTAAAAACTTTGATGAGCCATTCTTGATACATGTAGTGACCAAAAAGGGTGCAGGTCTTGACTACGCTGAGAAGGATCCAACGACATTTCACAGTGTTTCCAGGATCGATCCGGAAACAGGGCAGAAAATAACTCAAACGAATATGGTTTCTTACAGCAGGGTCTTTGGCTCGGTTCTAGCAAAGCTTGGTGAATTGGATCCAAGAATCGTCGCGGTCACCGCAGCGATGCCTGATGGAACAGGATTAGCAGAGTTTGCCAGAAAGTTCCCTGAAAGATTTTTTGATCTGGGGATTACCGAGCAACTCTGCACAACTTTCGCTGCCGGTATCGCCACCAAAAATTTGAAACCTGTTTTCGCTGTATATTCTACTTTCTTACAGCGTTCTTTTGATCAGTTGATTCACGATGTTGCTTTACAACGATTGCCGGTTGTTTTTGCTATAGATAGAGCAGGAATTGTGGGAAGGGATGGTCCTACACACAACGGAATATTTGATATCGCTTATCTCAGCATGATACCAAACATGAGGGTTTTAGCGCCATCGAATCTACAGGAACTGGCAAATATTGTGTGCACTATTCTGTCAGATGAAGAAATTTCGGGCCCCATTGCAATAAGATATCCGAGACAATCTGAGATAGCCAACCTTGAAGAGATTCTCAATTCTATGATGAAGATCAACGTGTGGAAATGGGAAAAACTTTTTGATGGCAAAGAAGTGGCAATACTCGCTGTTGGCAGTATGGTTTCACCAGCGAAACAGGTAGCTGAAAAACATGGTTATACACTATACAACTGTAGATCAGTAAAACCCTTAGATGAGGTGACTTTAGCCGAGGTGTTGAAGAAGCATGACCTTGTTGTTTGCATAGAGGAAGGAGTCAAAATAGGTGGTTTTGGTTCCAGCGTAATGCTTTATGCAAGCGATCACGGTTTTTCCACCAGAGTCGTAGCAATGGGTGTTGAAGATAGATTTTCGGAGCATGGATCGAGGGAGGAGATTCTTTCTGAACTTTTTCTGGACAGCAGGGGTATTGAAAAAAGAATATTTGAACTGAGAGGTGAAAGAAATGCTAATAACGACCGAGTACGGAAAGATTGA
- a CDS encoding M24 family metallopeptidase encodes MMAGANNLAKLREKMVKDDVDGVILLNFEDRNRATTWYVSGFSGSFAVLLISQKKEYILTDSRYYTQAAMQTSFELIPLKNGMETVEETIIKFVEEENIKRLGIEEERITLAHYKDLFSRLENVEILSIDETIKGLRSVKSPEEIEKIKVAIDVAEKALLETLNIIKPGITEQKIAAVLEYEMRKRGGIPAFETIVASGYRSAIVHGRSSEKKVKEGEFILIDYGAMVNGYCSDITRTFCLGTPSDEMVKVYEIVYNTQKTCREAAKAGMVGKELHLMAVDMITNAGYGEYFGHGLGHGLGMEVHEAPAVGLKNENPLPSGAVVTIEPGIYIPEKFGVRIEDDVLLTDNGAVILTTLDRKLKTL; translated from the coding sequence ATGATGGCGGGAGCAAACAATCTGGCAAAGTTGAGAGAAAAAATGGTAAAAGATGATGTAGATGGAGTTATACTTCTTAACTTTGAAGATAGAAATCGTGCCACAACGTGGTACGTTTCAGGTTTTTCGGGTTCTTTTGCTGTACTTCTTATAAGTCAAAAGAAAGAGTATATTCTAACCGATTCACGTTATTACACACAGGCTGCTATGCAAACATCTTTTGAGCTTATTCCGTTGAAAAACGGCATGGAGACAGTGGAAGAAACTATAATCAAATTTGTGGAAGAGGAAAACATCAAGCGACTCGGTATCGAAGAGGAGAGAATAACTCTTGCACATTATAAGGATCTTTTTTCCAGGCTTGAAAATGTGGAGATCCTTTCGATAGACGAAACTATTAAGGGACTTCGTTCGGTAAAATCCCCTGAAGAAATTGAAAAAATAAAAGTAGCCATAGACGTAGCTGAGAAAGCCCTTCTGGAAACTCTCAATATTATAAAACCAGGAATAACTGAACAGAAAATCGCGGCCGTTCTTGAATATGAGATGAGAAAGCGCGGCGGTATCCCGGCATTCGAAACTATAGTAGCTTCAGGTTATCGTAGTGCGATAGTTCACGGTAGATCCTCAGAAAAAAAAGTCAAAGAAGGAGAGTTTATTCTTATCGATTATGGAGCCATGGTGAATGGTTATTGTTCCGATATCACGAGGACTTTCTGTCTTGGAACGCCTTCAGATGAGATGGTAAAGGTGTATGAAATTGTTTATAATACACAAAAAACCTGCCGTGAAGCCGCAAAAGCAGGAATGGTTGGAAAAGAACTTCATCTGATGGCGGTTGATATGATTACCAATGCAGGTTACGGAGAATATTTTGGACATGGATTGGGGCATGGCCTGGGAATGGAGGTTCACGAAGCTCCAGCAGTGGGTCTTAAAAACGAGAATCCGTTGCCTTCAGGTGCTGTCGTTACTATAGAGCCTGGCATATATATTCCGGAGAAATTTGGTGTTCGCATAGAGGATGATGTTTTATTAACGGATAACGGAGCAGTAATTCTAACAACTCTAGATAGAAAATTGAAAACACTTTAA
- a CDS encoding Asp23/Gls24 family envelope stress response protein yields MLITTEYGKIEITLQAIGSIVKKVVSESYGPVNVGAPQQGFLAKLLGGDDKQGIKVIEEIDGSLEVNIDLTLEYGIRIPTVVENIQENVFHKLKTLTEANNVKVNVHVVGLED; encoded by the coding sequence ATGCTAATAACGACCGAGTACGGAAAGATTGAAATCACGCTGCAGGCGATCGGGTCAATTGTAAAGAAAGTCGTTTCTGAATCCTACGGGCCTGTTAATGTAGGTGCCCCACAGCAGGGGTTTCTGGCAAAACTGCTGGGTGGAGACGACAAGCAGGGTATAAAAGTAATCGAGGAGATCGATGGCTCGCTTGAAGTGAATATCGATTTGACCCTCGAGTACGGTATAAGAATACCCACAGTCGTCGAAAACATACAGGAAAACGTATTCCACAAACTAAAGACTTTGACAGAAGCCAATAATGTTAAAGTAAACGTTCATGTAGTTGGACTTGAAGACTAA
- a CDS encoding bifunctional 5,10-methylenetetrahydrofolate dehydrogenase/5,10-methenyltetrahydrofolate cyclohydrolase: MGILLDGKPVAKMIYAEIKEWLGNLQEKPPKLVLFCSEPDDSTKTYMNSIVKRGGKLGISVEICHAGENPVEEIKKLNESRDVAGVMIMHPLKNVDEKLVVSALSLEKDVEGRTPGNLGGIMTGDESFAPPTAEAVMEILRFYDVSLSGKDVTIVGRSTTVGKPLSMLMLKKGIDATVTICHSRTKNLVEKIKRANVLVSAVGRAGFITKEMVGKDSIIIDVGINLYDGKIVGDVDFEQVEPEVAAITPVPGGVGIVTTAILFRHFMVSSRRMVGRR; this comes from the coding sequence ATGGGTATACTTTTAGATGGTAAGCCAGTGGCAAAAATGATTTACGCGGAAATAAAAGAGTGGTTGGGTAATCTTCAGGAGAAACCACCGAAGTTGGTATTGTTTTGCAGTGAACCGGATGACTCGACCAAAACCTATATGAACTCGATAGTCAAGCGCGGTGGTAAACTGGGAATTTCGGTGGAGATTTGTCATGCAGGGGAAAATCCTGTTGAAGAGATCAAAAAGCTGAACGAATCCAGAGATGTTGCGGGCGTTATGATAATGCACCCGCTTAAGAACGTTGACGAGAAACTGGTTGTCTCAGCTCTTTCACTGGAAAAGGATGTAGAAGGAAGAACGCCGGGGAATCTAGGCGGTATCATGACCGGTGATGAGAGCTTTGCACCTCCCACTGCAGAAGCGGTTATGGAGATACTTAGGTTTTACGATGTAAGTTTGAGTGGAAAAGACGTTACCATCGTTGGCCGTTCAACTACTGTGGGAAAGCCGCTTTCGATGTTAATGCTCAAAAAAGGAATAGATGCCACCGTTACCATATGTCATTCGCGAACAAAAAACCTCGTGGAAAAGATAAAAAGAGCCAATGTGCTAGTTTCTGCAGTTGGACGCGCCGGATTCATAACGAAAGAAATGGTTGGTAAAGATTCTATTATTATTGATGTGGGAATCAACCTCTATGACGGAAAAATAGTTGGAGACGTTGATTTTGAACAGGTTGAACCTGAGGTAGCTGCAATAACTCCGGTTCCCGGAGGCGTAGGTATAGTAACTACGGCCATTCTTTTCAGACATTTCATGGTTTCTTCAAGGAGAATGGTCGGGAGGCGATGA